A part of Pectobacterium cacticida genomic DNA contains:
- a CDS encoding helix-turn-helix domain-containing protein, with amino-acid sequence MIKKNNLQLQSDWHRADIVAALHKRGWSLRALSKHHGYKTPTALNNALDRKWPKGQRIIADAIGISPQTIWPSRYNGDSNRSFAHVHN; translated from the coding sequence ATGATCAAAAAAAATAATCTTCAGCTTCAAAGCGACTGGCACCGTGCCGATATTGTTGCTGCTCTCCATAAAAGAGGGTGGTCTTTGAGGGCGCTCTCTAAACATCACGGTTACAAAACGCCAACGGCACTAAACAATGCCTTAGATAGAAAGTGGCCGAAAGGGCAACGAATCATTGCTGATGCGATTGGTATCTCACCTCAGACTATCTGGCCTAGCCGATACAACGGTGATTCTAACCGCTCTTTTGCTCATGTACACAATTGA
- the dnaB gene encoding replicative DNA helicase, with amino-acid sequence MAEKRPTAKSNEPRDRQMEGLKLPPHSLEAEQSVLGGLMLDNERWDNVAERVVANDFYNRAHRLIFTEMQRLLEMNKPIDLITLSESLELQGTLDSVGGFAYLAELAKNTPSAANIGAYADIVRERAVVREMISVANEIADAGYDPQGRSSEDLLDLAESRVFQIAENRASKDDGPKSIDRILEDTVSRIEQLYQRPHDGVTGVSTGYQDLDKKTAGLQKSDLIIVAARPSMGKTTFAMNLCENAAMMQDKPVLIFSLEMPGEQLMMRMLASLSRVDQTRIRTGQLDDEDWARISSTMGLLLEKRNMYIDDSSGLTPTELRSRARRVFREHDGLSLIMIDYLQLMRVPSLSDNRTLEIAEISRSLKALAKELQVPVVALSQLNRSLEQRADKRPVNSDLRESGSIEQDADLIMFIYRDEVYHENSDLKGIAEIILGKQRNGPIGSVRLTFNGQWSRFDNYAGPQYNDE; translated from the coding sequence ATGGCTGAGAAAAGACCTACCGCTAAATCGAATGAACCCCGTGACCGCCAGATGGAAGGTCTGAAACTTCCACCCCATTCGCTGGAGGCGGAGCAATCGGTATTGGGTGGCCTGATGCTCGACAATGAACGCTGGGATAATGTCGCCGAGCGCGTTGTCGCGAACGATTTTTATAATCGCGCCCACCGTCTGATCTTCACCGAGATGCAGCGCTTGCTCGAAATGAACAAGCCGATCGACCTGATTACCCTGTCTGAATCGCTTGAACTCCAGGGCACGTTGGACTCCGTCGGGGGCTTCGCCTATCTGGCCGAGTTGGCCAAAAATACTCCCAGCGCCGCCAATATCGGTGCTTATGCGGATATCGTGCGCGAGCGCGCCGTGGTGCGCGAAATGATCTCGGTTGCCAATGAAATCGCCGATGCGGGCTACGATCCACAAGGCCGCAGCAGTGAAGATCTGCTCGATCTGGCGGAATCCCGCGTCTTTCAGATCGCCGAAAATCGCGCCAGTAAAGATGATGGCCCCAAAAGTATTGACCGCATTCTGGAAGATACCGTTTCGCGTATCGAACAACTGTATCAGCGCCCGCATGATGGCGTCACCGGTGTCTCTACCGGTTATCAGGATCTGGACAAAAAGACCGCGGGCTTGCAGAAATCGGATCTGATCATCGTGGCGGCGCGCCCCTCAATGGGGAAAACCACTTTCGCCATGAACCTGTGCGAAAACGCGGCCATGATGCAGGATAAACCGGTACTGATTTTCAGTCTGGAAATGCCCGGTGAACAGCTCATGATGCGTATGCTTGCCTCTCTGTCGCGCGTCGATCAGACCCGCATTCGTACCGGCCAACTCGATGATGAAGACTGGGCGCGTATTTCCAGCACCATGGGGCTTCTGCTGGAAAAGCGCAATATGTACATCGATGACTCGTCCGGCCTGACGCCGACCGAATTACGATCCCGCGCCCGCCGCGTGTTCCGCGAGCACGACGGTCTGAGCCTGATTATGATCGACTACTTGCAATTGATGCGCGTGCCGTCGCTGTCCGACAACCGCACATTGGAAATCGCAGAAATATCCCGCTCTCTCAAGGCATTAGCGAAAGAATTGCAGGTTCCCGTGGTCGCGCTGTCGCAGCTTAACCGTAGTCTGGAGCAGCGCGCCGATAAGCGCCCGGTTAACTCAGATCTGCGCGAATCCGGCTCTATCGAACAGGACGCAGACCTGATTATGTTTATCTATCGTGATGAGGTTTATCACGAGAACAGCGACCTGAAAGGCATCGCTGAAATCATTCTGGGAAAACAACGTAACGGCCCGATTGGCTCCGTGCGTTTGACCTTCAACGGGCAGTGGTCGCGCTTTGATAATTATGCCGGGCCACAATACAACGATGAATAA
- the alr gene encoding alanine racemase, which translates to MKTATAVINRRALRHNLQRIRQLTPHSQVVAIVKANAYGHGMLECAHTLSDADGYGVARLSEALALRASGITKPIVLLEGFFSADELPLLAEHQLETAVHSPEQLAALEQATLSQPIRVWMKLDTGMHRLGVLPEHAEAFWQRLTECRNVAQPVNVMSHFCRADEPDAGTTERQLACFDAFTQGKPGAQSIAASGGILLWPQAHRDRVRPGILLYGVSPLDNEDAAHFGLQPAMTFTSHLIAVREHRAGEAVGYGGIWTSPRNTRLGVVAVGYGDGYPRCAPVGTPVLINGREVPLSGRVSMDMITVDLGPEAQDKVGDDTILWGPALPVERIAAHTGVSAYELITRLTSRAQLTYIDE; encoded by the coding sequence ATGAAAACGGCAACCGCCGTCATTAACCGGCGTGCTTTGCGCCACAACCTGCAACGCATCCGCCAGCTCACACCACATAGTCAGGTCGTTGCCATCGTGAAAGCCAATGCCTATGGTCACGGCATGCTTGAATGTGCGCATACTCTCAGTGACGCCGATGGCTACGGCGTCGCACGACTCTCCGAAGCGCTGGCGCTGCGGGCCTCGGGCATCACTAAGCCAATTGTGCTGCTGGAAGGTTTTTTCTCCGCCGATGAACTGCCGTTACTGGCCGAGCATCAGCTTGAAACCGCCGTTCATAGCCCTGAACAGCTTGCCGCGCTGGAACAGGCCACGTTATCGCAGCCGATCCGCGTGTGGATGAAGCTCGATACAGGTATGCACCGCCTCGGCGTGCTACCGGAACACGCCGAGGCATTTTGGCAACGCCTAACCGAATGCCGCAACGTGGCGCAGCCTGTGAATGTCATGAGCCATTTTTGCCGCGCCGACGAGCCCGACGCTGGCACCACCGAACGCCAATTGGCCTGCTTTGATGCTTTTACACAAGGTAAGCCGGGCGCGCAGTCTATCGCCGCTTCCGGTGGCATTCTACTGTGGCCGCAGGCACATCGCGATCGCGTTCGTCCCGGTATTCTCCTCTATGGCGTGTCACCGTTGGACAACGAAGACGCCGCACATTTCGGCTTGCAGCCTGCCATGACCTTTACCTCCCATCTGATCGCCGTGCGTGAACACCGGGCGGGTGAAGCCGTTGGCTATGGCGGGATCTGGACTAGCCCGCGCAACACGCGTTTAGGCGTCGTGGCCGTTGGCTACGGCGACGGCTACCCGCGCTGTGCGCCAGTCGGGACACCGGTATTGATCAATGGGCGTGAAGTGCCGCTTTCCGGCCGGGTATCAATGGATATGATAACGGTGGATTTAGGGCCGGAAGCGCAAGACAAGGTCGGCGATGACACGATTCTCTGGGGGCCAGCACTACCGGTTGAACGTATTGCAGCGCATACTGGAGTCAGTGCCTACGAACTGATTACGCGTCTCACCTCGCGCGCGCAATTAACGTATATAGACGAGTAA
- a CDS encoding AarF/UbiB family protein, with translation MLKLIMVTARDRKRLAEIITVLIRHGLRDIIHFLGLTQVAPPTVRQTFSPNASLPERLCAALEALGPTFVKLGQILASRSDLLGPEWTTALGRLHSHSSPIPWQDAEAVIHHALDNNPDAVFSWLDPQPLAAASIGQIHRARLTDGTEVVVKIQRPGLGEKLRADLRLLRFLVWGSDHFCIAKGESLG, from the coding sequence ATGTTGAAACTCATCATGGTTACCGCCCGCGATAGAAAACGCCTTGCGGAGATCATTACCGTTTTAATTCGTCACGGTCTGCGGGACATCATCCATTTTCTTGGCCTGACGCAGGTTGCTCCTCCTACCGTGCGGCAGACTTTCTCGCCAAACGCATCGCTACCCGAACGATTGTGCGCCGCGCTTGAAGCGCTAGGGCCGACGTTTGTGAAATTAGGTCAGATATTGGCATCGCGTAGCGATCTCCTCGGCCCGGAATGGACGACCGCATTAGGGCGCTTACACAGCCATTCCTCCCCCATTCCCTGGCAAGATGCCGAAGCGGTGATACACCATGCGCTGGATAACAATCCTGATGCGGTTTTTTCCTGGCTGGATCCCCAGCCACTCGCGGCAGCGTCAATAGGGCAAATTCATCGGGCCCGACTCACAGACGGCACCGAAGTGGTTGTAAAGATACAGCGCCCAGGATTGGGAGAAAAACTGCGTGCCGACTTGCGGTTATTACGCTTCCTCGTGTGGGGGAGTGATCATTTCTGCATAGCTAAGGGAGAGAGTCTGGGATAG
- a CDS encoding AAA family ATPase, with protein sequence MSLQAELNELITSKGWSQAQAARAIGKSPAVINQYLQGKYAGDVDGINKLIEGFIAREREKDKGQRITAEYVKTMTSARGIEVIRMAHLDGDINVIYGEAGLGKTMMLQEYAARHRDAILIEADPGYTARVVLEELCSRLGLSKRGNMHELSEACIAALRESGRIVMIDEAENLPYRALETLRRIHDKAGIGLVLAGMPRLIINLKGKRGEYRQLYSRVGFALFIGDVLPEDDINIIATHMLPDAQNADIAGALFKACRGNARRLFKLVRGVSRHSDISGNAISAGAVRKFAEMLIS encoded by the coding sequence ATGAGTTTACAAGCTGAATTAAACGAATTGATTACCAGTAAAGGCTGGTCGCAAGCGCAAGCAGCGCGGGCTATCGGTAAGAGTCCTGCGGTCATTAACCAGTATTTACAGGGTAAATATGCTGGTGATGTAGACGGCATTAATAAACTGATCGAGGGATTCATTGCGCGTGAGCGTGAGAAGGACAAAGGTCAGCGCATTACGGCTGAATACGTCAAAACGATGACGTCTGCACGCGGTATTGAGGTTATTCGAATGGCGCATCTGGACGGCGATATCAATGTGATTTACGGCGAGGCCGGGCTGGGTAAGACCATGATGTTACAGGAATACGCTGCACGTCATCGTGACGCCATACTGATTGAAGCCGACCCAGGCTACACCGCTCGTGTGGTACTTGAGGAACTGTGCAGTCGTCTCGGTCTCAGCAAGCGCGGCAATATGCACGAACTGAGCGAGGCGTGCATTGCAGCGCTGCGTGAGTCGGGCCGTATTGTGATGATCGACGAAGCGGAAAACTTGCCGTATCGCGCCCTCGAAACACTGCGCCGTATTCACGATAAAGCGGGGATCGGGCTGGTATTGGCCGGAATGCCGCGCCTGATCATCAACCTGAAAGGCAAGCGTGGTGAGTACCGACAGTTATATAGCCGCGTCGGATTTGCCCTGTTCATTGGTGATGTGTTGCCAGAGGACGATATCAACATTATCGCTACCCATATGCTGCCTGATGCGCAGAACGCCGACATAGCGGGGGCGCTGTTTAAAGCCTGCCGTGGTAATGCTCGGCGACTGTTTAAGTTGGTACGAGGTGTCAGCCGTCATAGCGATATTAGCGGTAATGCTATTAGCGCGGGCGCGGTACGTAAATTTGCAGAAATGCTGATTAGTTAA
- a CDS encoding XRE family transcriptional regulator — translation MNHSNKANMDEKERPQSTHPSQSTSLGCVGFHDRLRSLLTKFKSVNAFATSAGVSVSGLNRLLEGGYPTLPILISVANAGGVSVQWLATGEDTGKAVLNNAFDQQYKNTQDVLGNPVDVEEFSFIPRYDVRAAAGYGALNETETPKFSMAFRKYWIKNFLNADPHHLFVITVDGSSLEGTLNDGDNILVNGADTDPKEGIYVLRVDGHLLVKLVQRVPGGLLKVSSTNTAYEPFTVDMNNQPSDFAIIGRVVWFGRTIK, via the coding sequence ATGAATCATAGTAATAAAGCAAATATGGACGAAAAAGAAAGGCCACAATCAACTCATCCGAGTCAGTCAACATCACTCGGATGCGTCGGTTTTCACGATAGACTGAGAAGCCTATTGACTAAGTTTAAAAGTGTTAATGCGTTTGCTACATCTGCTGGGGTTTCAGTATCAGGGCTAAATCGCCTCTTAGAAGGGGGATATCCGACATTACCTATATTGATCTCTGTCGCTAATGCTGGAGGGGTAAGTGTACAGTGGCTGGCAACGGGGGAAGATACTGGTAAAGCTGTGTTAAACAATGCATTCGATCAGCAGTATAAAAATACTCAAGACGTTCTAGGTAATCCTGTTGATGTCGAAGAGTTTTCATTTATTCCCCGTTATGATGTGAGGGCTGCTGCGGGCTATGGCGCACTGAATGAAACAGAAACACCGAAGTTTTCTATGGCATTCCGTAAATATTGGATAAAGAATTTTCTCAATGCAGACCCACATCATCTATTCGTTATCACCGTGGACGGTTCGTCGCTTGAGGGAACTCTGAATGATGGTGATAACATCCTCGTAAATGGCGCGGACACAGACCCAAAGGAAGGGATTTACGTGTTGCGCGTAGATGGTCATCTGTTGGTTAAGTTAGTTCAGCGTGTTCCTGGTGGGCTATTGAAGGTATCAAGTACAAATACAGCGTATGAGCCGTTTACGGTAGACATGAACAACCAGCCTTCCGATTTTGCAATCATTGGTCGTGTTGTGTGGTTTGGCAGGACAATTAAATAG
- a CDS encoding Mu transposase C-terminal domain-containing protein — translation MNLKTHYSAEELAQMQLSELPGTSRNIRERAKKENWGTRKRKGMGGGNEFALGSMPSDIQNKIREHYYNTLLQQQPVKAPTVAKTSASSSQLLEIVRQCPAVLDQKTAELTQKQRDIADARMVLAVEVLRLEDTGLSRIKSINFICDRSRSGDLPEHLQKYVDLANARKGQRVGVSVRALNQWVVDYLRAKNSAERLALLAPGHKKAKKPEQLSWVPMFMAHYRNPNGPSVAEAYKDFCAEWHQRYADQPAMRDAVPSVHAVYRALDKMPRIVRQRGRVTGSAMTALQTYVKRDWSVMPVNGVWIGDGHSMKMKVSHPDHGRPFTPELTLVIDGRTRYVVGWSLALSENTLAVADALRHGIERHGVPLLYYSDNGAGETGKMLDADITGILPRLGIEHPTGIPGNPQARGIIERLNREIPARIARKFATYNGKSADKETARITSRAIDSAVNALNQNKTLNPVQQSAIAKLPSWNQLIDAIEDEVTAYNTQHRHSELPLRKAGGHYTPAEYRAELLADAEIDRLSEAELREMFRPQVKRTAQRGWLSIFNNQYFAEELIQVDGEEVLVAFDIHDATSVTVRRLDGSLVCTAIVNGNTRAAFPVDYIEKVRKDRHSRRMALNNKKAEEINAELNPALPGQTFDFGSFIPAERPEPEDEPYFFLQTDRDEYLRKKAAQR, via the coding sequence ATGAACCTGAAAACTCACTACAGCGCCGAAGAATTGGCTCAAATGCAGTTGTCTGAGCTACCTGGCACTTCACGAAACATACGCGAACGAGCAAAAAAAGAAAATTGGGGCACTCGTAAGCGGAAAGGCATGGGCGGGGGTAATGAGTTTGCTTTAGGCTCAATGCCGTCTGATATCCAAAACAAGATCCGTGAGCATTACTACAACACTTTGTTGCAACAGCAGCCTGTTAAGGCTCCGACGGTGGCGAAGACTTCTGCGTCATCCAGTCAATTGCTCGAAATCGTGCGTCAATGCCCTGCGGTGCTCGACCAGAAAACAGCAGAGCTAACACAAAAGCAGCGCGATATTGCCGACGCTCGTATGGTGCTGGCCGTCGAAGTGCTGCGTCTAGAAGATACCGGCCTGTCACGTATTAAGTCGATTAATTTTATCTGTGACCGGTCACGCTCCGGCGATTTACCTGAACACCTGCAAAAGTACGTTGATCTCGCTAATGCCCGAAAAGGCCAGCGAGTCGGCGTCAGCGTTCGTGCGCTCAACCAGTGGGTTGTTGACTATCTGAGAGCCAAAAACAGCGCGGAACGCCTCGCCCTTTTAGCACCCGGTCATAAAAAAGCCAAGAAGCCAGAGCAGCTTTCATGGGTGCCTATGTTTATGGCGCACTATCGCAACCCGAACGGCCCTTCTGTCGCTGAGGCCTACAAGGATTTTTGCGCCGAGTGGCATCAACGGTATGCCGATCAGCCTGCGATGCGCGATGCAGTTCCTTCTGTCCATGCGGTTTATCGGGCGCTTGACAAAATGCCTCGCATCGTTCGCCAACGCGGCCGCGTCACCGGCTCTGCCATGACTGCATTGCAGACCTACGTTAAACGCGACTGGTCAGTGATGCCAGTTAACGGCGTCTGGATTGGTGACGGTCACAGCATGAAGATGAAAGTCTCGCATCCTGACCACGGACGCCCATTCACGCCAGAGTTAACACTGGTGATTGATGGTCGTACTCGCTATGTGGTCGGCTGGAGCCTGGCGCTGTCAGAAAACACGCTGGCCGTTGCTGACGCACTGCGTCACGGCATTGAACGCCACGGCGTTCCATTACTTTACTACTCCGATAATGGTGCAGGTGAAACCGGGAAAATGCTGGATGCGGATATCACCGGTATCCTGCCGCGTCTGGGGATCGAACACCCCACAGGTATTCCGGGGAACCCGCAAGCACGCGGCATCATCGAGCGTCTGAATAGGGAAATTCCAGCACGTATCGCCCGTAAGTTCGCCACCTATAACGGTAAGTCGGCGGATAAAGAAACTGCACGTATTACCAGCCGCGCGATTGATTCTGCCGTGAATGCCCTGAATCAGAATAAAACGCTAAATCCAGTGCAACAGTCTGCGATTGCCAAGTTACCAAGCTGGAATCAGTTGATTGATGCGATTGAAGATGAAGTCACTGCATATAACACACAACACCGGCATAGCGAGTTACCACTGCGTAAAGCGGGTGGGCATTACACGCCTGCAGAGTATCGCGCCGAGTTGCTGGCTGACGCTGAGATCGATCGCTTGTCTGAGGCAGAGCTGCGCGAAATGTTCCGTCCTCAAGTCAAGCGCACCGCGCAGCGCGGCTGGTTGTCCATTTTCAACAATCAGTATTTTGCCGAGGAACTGATTCAGGTTGACGGCGAGGAAGTGCTGGTCGCGTTCGATATTCACGATGCAACGAGCGTAACCGTTCGTCGTCTGGATGGTTCGCTGGTCTGCACGGCCATCGTCAACGGCAACACCCGCGCCGCGTTCCCTGTCGATTACATCGAGAAGGTTCGCAAAGACCGTCACAGCCGCAGGATGGCGCTGAATAACAAGAAAGCTGAGGAAATAAACGCTGAGCTTAATCCAGCGTTGCCTGGTCAGACATTTGATTTTGGCAGTTTCATCCCCGCAGAGCGACCGGAGCCGGAAGACGAGCCGTATTTCTTCCTGCAAACCGACCGCGATGAATATTTAAGAAAGAAAGCCGCGCAGCGGTAA